Proteins encoded by one window of Babylonia areolata isolate BAREFJ2019XMU chromosome 8, ASM4173473v1, whole genome shotgun sequence:
- the LOC143285309 gene encoding uncharacterized protein LOC143285309: MPGTQETCPHCQLAGAAAPPPPPPPPPSSSSGAPAPPPPPPPPPPGPGAPPPPPPPASSPPPPPPPSSGGGGGGRGALLSSITGFSKGKLKKAQTNDRSCPKV, translated from the exons ATGCCGGGCACACAGGAGACATGTCCACACTGTCAGCTTGCAG GAGCggccgcacccccaccaccaccaccaccaccaccgtcgtcGTCATCCGGAGCTCCTgcgcctcctcccccaccaccaccaccacccccaggccccggcgccccccctcccccaccaccaccagcatcatcaccaccaccaccaccaccaccttcgtccggaggaggagggggaggcaggggggcccTTCTGAGCTCCATCACCGGCTTCTCCAAGGGCAAGCTGAAGAAAGCGCAGACCAACGACCGCAGCTGTCCCAAGGTCTGA